The following proteins are co-located in the Paenibacillus sp. FSL H8-0079 genome:
- a CDS encoding NAD(P)/FAD-dependent oxidoreductase, which produces MKNFVILGGGYGGLTIIKELLEGKIPSDTQIILVDRSPFQGLKTEYYALAAGTVSDYDLRIQFPVSDKVTYRYGEVTSIDLEQRQIEFEGQDPLVYDKLVIGLGCTDRFHNTPGAEDYSCTIQSFSKTRETYLRLNEVKAYGNVHIVGGGLSGVEMAAELRESRPDLNISILDRGERVLSAFPQRLSVYVHEWFNEHQVETRGHIAISRVEPNAIFNRDEQILTDAVVWTAGIQPVKVVQDLDVTKDPQGRVVLNEYYQIPEYTDVYVVGDCASVPYAPSGQAAEVQGEQIAHIQHALWKGEKPNPHPLKLRGTLGALGKKSGFGLMGKTSMMGRVPRILKSGVLWMSKRHLG; this is translated from the coding sequence ATGAAAAATTTCGTCATTCTTGGAGGCGGCTATGGCGGCCTCACCATCATCAAGGAACTTCTGGAAGGCAAAATTCCATCCGATACACAAATTATTTTGGTGGACCGCAGCCCCTTTCAGGGATTAAAGACAGAATATTACGCACTCGCAGCAGGAACCGTATCTGATTACGACCTGCGTATCCAATTTCCAGTGAGCGATAAAGTCACTTACCGTTATGGAGAAGTTACTTCGATTGACCTGGAACAGCGTCAGATTGAATTTGAAGGCCAAGACCCGCTCGTGTACGACAAACTTGTCATTGGACTTGGTTGTACAGACCGTTTCCACAATACACCAGGCGCCGAAGACTACAGCTGTACCATTCAGAGCTTCAGCAAAACACGCGAGACCTACCTTCGCCTTAATGAAGTCAAAGCCTATGGCAATGTGCATATCGTTGGCGGCGGATTAAGTGGTGTCGAGATGGCAGCCGAACTTCGTGAGAGCAGACCGGATCTGAACATCAGCATTTTGGATCGTGGTGAACGTGTATTATCCGCTTTCCCGCAACGTCTGTCCGTGTATGTGCATGAATGGTTCAACGAACATCAGGTAGAGACACGCGGGCATATCGCCATCTCACGTGTTGAACCAAATGCGATATTTAATCGGGATGAACAGATCCTAACGGATGCTGTCGTGTGGACTGCAGGCATTCAGCCCGTAAAAGTGGTACAGGATCTGGACGTAACCAAAGACCCTCAAGGTCGTGTCGTCCTGAATGAATACTACCAAATCCCGGAATATACCGATGTATATGTCGTTGGTGACTGTGCGAGTGTCCCTTATGCACCTAGCGGTCAAGCTGCCGAAGTGCAGGGTGAGCAGATCGCCCATATTCAGCATGCCCTCTGGAAAGGCGAAAAGCCCAATCCACATCCACTCAAGCTTCGTGGCACACTCGGTGCACTCGGCAAGAAGTCTGGGTTCGGGCTGATGGGCAAAACGTCTATGATGGGACGCGTACCTCGGATTTTGAAAAGTGGTGTGCTCTGGATGTCCAAGCGCCATCTCGGTTAA
- a CDS encoding YuzB family protein has translation MRPIIEFCANNMHFGTDEVMDQLEENPDYDVIEYGCLTNCGQCSMTPFALVNGEVVITDKVEDLYNAILAKVSEADAWDELDLD, from the coding sequence ATGAGACCGATTATTGAATTTTGTGCCAATAATATGCATTTTGGCACAGATGAAGTCATGGATCAACTGGAAGAAAATCCAGACTATGATGTGATTGAATACGGCTGCCTCACCAACTGCGGCCAATGTTCTATGACTCCATTTGCACTGGTGAATGGCGAAGTTGTCATCACAGACAAAGTGGAAGATCTATATAACGCCATTCTGGCCAAAGTTTCCGAAGCCGATGCCTGGGATGAGCTCGATCTCGATTAA
- a CDS encoding NifU family protein: MSENAQSTMYDEVSDVLDKLRPFLQRDGGDVELVDVEDGIIKLKLVGACGSCPSSTITLKAGIERALLEEVEGVQEVVQVF, translated from the coding sequence ATGAGCGAAAACGCACAAAGCACCATGTATGATGAGGTATCTGATGTGCTTGATAAACTTCGTCCGTTCCTGCAGCGCGATGGCGGTGACGTGGAACTGGTCGACGTGGAGGACGGCATCATTAAGCTGAAACTGGTCGGTGCCTGCGGCAGTTGCCCAAGCTCCACCATTACCTTAAAAGCCGGGATTGAACGCGCCCTTCTCGAAGAAGTTGAGGGTGTACAAGAAGTCGTACAAGTATTCTAA
- a CDS encoding SDR family oxidoreductase: MKGKIALITGSAKGLGKMTALSLADQGCHIALNYVHSRTEAEALRAQITAKGVRCIAIQADISKVEDIASLVEQVEDKLGSIDILVNNAGPFVRERRLFADYAEDEVQMLVQGNLLGPMLLDQRVLPEMRRKQWGRIIHFGFSHAGEARSWPHRAVYAAAKVGLVSFTKTLAVEEAPYGITVNMVCPGDIRGANKEKTIDEMAGITDEETPRGRPGSGEDIARVITYLCLDHSDFITGNIMDVSGGLDPIRPTIQREDT, encoded by the coding sequence GTGAAGGGAAAGATTGCCCTCATAACGGGAAGTGCCAAAGGTCTTGGTAAAATGACAGCCCTCAGTCTGGCAGATCAAGGGTGTCATATTGCCCTCAACTATGTACACAGCAGAACAGAAGCTGAGGCTTTAAGGGCTCAGATTACAGCCAAGGGTGTGCGGTGCATTGCCATCCAGGCGGATATATCCAAGGTTGAAGATATTGCTTCATTGGTTGAACAAGTGGAAGACAAGCTGGGCAGCATTGATATTTTGGTGAATAACGCAGGGCCATTTGTCCGTGAGCGTCGATTATTTGCGGATTATGCTGAAGATGAGGTTCAGATGCTTGTGCAGGGAAACCTGCTGGGACCGATGTTGCTCGATCAACGTGTGTTGCCGGAGATGAGACGCAAGCAATGGGGACGCATTATCCATTTTGGCTTCAGTCATGCTGGAGAAGCGAGATCTTGGCCTCATCGCGCCGTATATGCGGCTGCGAAGGTAGGTCTGGTATCTTTTACGAAGACACTCGCCGTTGAGGAAGCTCCTTATGGAATTACGGTTAACATGGTATGCCCAGGAGACATTCGTGGTGCGAACAAAGAGAAAACGATTGATGAGATGGCAGGCATCACCGACGAGGAAACGCCAAGAGGGCGTCCTGGCAGCGGTGAAGATATTGCACGAGTGATTACGTATCTGTGCCTTGATCATTCCGATTTTATAACAGGTAACATTATGGATGTATCTGGAGGACTTGATCCGATTCGTCCGACCATACAGCGCGAGGATACTTAA
- a CDS encoding MetQ/NlpA family ABC transporter substrate-binding protein, with product MKKWSFALLSLMLIAVLAACGNNKDADSGADNSAGAPRTVELKVGASPTPHAEILESIKPELEAQGIRLQVVTFNDYVQPNQQLADEKLDANFFQHQPYLDTENKERGFNLVAVTPVHVEPFGGYSKKIKSLDELADGAKVAIPNDPSNGGRALLLLAKEGIITLKDNTNITSTIQDITANPKNLDIIELDAAMMPRQLDEADLVFINANYALEANLNPANDALLIEDLQGNPYANILVSREDNKDADAIQKLAAALHSEEVKTFIEERYKGAVEPATE from the coding sequence ATGAAAAAATGGTCTTTTGCTCTACTTAGTCTTATGTTGATTGCGGTTCTCGCAGCTTGCGGAAACAACAAGGACGCCGATAGCGGCGCAGACAATTCAGCAGGTGCACCTCGTACAGTTGAATTGAAAGTTGGAGCTTCACCTACACCACACGCAGAGATTCTGGAAAGTATCAAGCCTGAACTGGAAGCACAAGGTATTCGTTTGCAAGTCGTAACGTTCAATGACTATGTTCAACCCAATCAGCAACTTGCTGATGAAAAATTGGATGCAAACTTCTTCCAACACCAACCTTACCTGGACACAGAGAATAAAGAACGTGGATTCAACCTCGTTGCTGTAACACCTGTTCATGTTGAGCCTTTTGGCGGATACTCCAAAAAGATTAAGTCTTTGGATGAACTGGCAGACGGCGCAAAAGTAGCGATCCCGAATGACCCATCCAATGGTGGACGTGCACTGTTGTTGCTCGCGAAGGAAGGCATCATTACGCTGAAAGACAACACAAATATCACTTCTACGATTCAAGATATCACAGCAAATCCGAAGAACCTGGATATCATCGAGCTGGATGCAGCTATGATGCCTCGTCAATTGGATGAAGCGGATCTGGTATTCATCAACGCTAACTATGCGCTCGAAGCGAACCTGAATCCGGCGAATGATGCTTTGCTGATCGAAGATCTGCAAGGTAATCCATACGCTAACATCCTCGTTTCCCGTGAGGACAACAAGGATGCAGATGCGATCCAGAAACTGGCTGCTGCTCTGCACTCCGAAGAAGTGAAAACATTTATCGAAGAACGTTATAAAGGTGCAGTTGAACCTGCAACTGAATAA
- a CDS encoding methionine ABC transporter permease, which produces MDFSTVRWEEVGKASIETLQILGVSGLFTVIFGLPLGVLLFMTARSASIKSRAVYTILSLIVNILRSVPFIILIVALIPFTRILVGTATGVLGVIPPLVISAAPYFARLVETTLREVDRGVIEAAQAMGASTGQIVRRVLLPEALPGLLAGITITIVTLVSYTAMAGMVGGGGLGTLAINYGYFRYQNEIMIISVVSMIILVQILQMAGDRLVTFFTRK; this is translated from the coding sequence ATGGATTTTTCAACCGTACGTTGGGAAGAGGTTGGTAAAGCTTCCATAGAGACACTGCAAATTTTGGGTGTATCAGGCTTGTTTACCGTTATCTTTGGTTTACCACTCGGAGTTCTGCTGTTCATGACAGCCCGATCTGCTTCGATTAAGTCACGGGCAGTGTACACGATACTATCCCTGATTGTTAATATTTTGCGCTCAGTCCCATTTATCATATTGATTGTTGCACTTATCCCATTTACTCGTATACTCGTCGGTACTGCTACCGGGGTGCTCGGCGTTATACCTCCTTTGGTTATTTCAGCAGCTCCTTATTTTGCCCGTTTGGTGGAAACTACTTTGCGTGAAGTCGATCGGGGTGTCATTGAAGCTGCACAGGCGATGGGTGCATCGACCGGACAGATTGTAAGACGGGTGTTACTGCCTGAGGCGTTGCCTGGTCTGCTTGCTGGTATAACAATTACCATCGTTACGCTCGTCTCCTATACGGCGATGGCGGGCATGGTCGGTGGTGGAGGTCTGGGAACACTGGCAATTAACTATGGATACTTCCGTTATCAGAATGAAATCATGATCATATCCGTCGTGTCGATGATCATTCTAGTGCAAATTCTCCAGATGGCTGGAGATCGCTTGGTTACATTTTTCACCAGGAAATAA
- a CDS encoding methionine ABC transporter ATP-binding protein: MIELKGLTKTYGKGAKSTTALSNLDLSICKGEIYGVIGHSGAGKSTLIRCINLLERPTEGEVWVDGVNLTDLSKTELQQQRRKIGMIFQHFNLLSSASVYDNVAFPLKLVNTPKEAIDRKVKEMLALVGLEQHSSKYPAQLSGGQKQRVGIARALASDPNVLLCDEATSALDPQTTNSILKLLLDINEKYNLTIVLITHEMHVIQNICDKVAVIHQGGIVEQGPVTEVFLKPQHAITRDFTMRDHEAGLALEETALANASVELQAGVASKLVKISFLGHKTYEAILSRTVRKTGVDFAILQGTISTIKQVPYGQLTVRFEGESDAIERTISELTAEGLDVEVLR, translated from the coding sequence TTGATTGAATTAAAAGGATTGACCAAGACGTATGGTAAAGGGGCAAAATCCACAACAGCGTTATCCAATCTGGATTTGAGCATCTGCAAGGGTGAAATTTATGGCGTCATTGGCCATTCCGGAGCAGGTAAAAGTACACTGATTCGCTGTATTAATTTGTTGGAACGTCCAACGGAGGGTGAAGTATGGGTCGACGGAGTCAACCTGACTGACCTGAGTAAAACTGAATTGCAGCAACAGAGACGCAAGATCGGCATGATTTTTCAACACTTTAATCTGCTATCCTCGGCATCGGTATATGACAATGTGGCTTTTCCACTAAAGCTTGTAAATACACCTAAGGAAGCCATTGATCGCAAAGTGAAGGAAATGCTCGCTCTGGTTGGCCTGGAGCAACACAGCAGTAAATATCCGGCTCAATTATCTGGTGGACAGAAACAACGTGTTGGGATTGCAAGAGCGCTTGCGAGTGATCCGAATGTACTTCTCTGTGATGAGGCTACTTCGGCACTTGATCCGCAGACGACGAATTCAATCCTGAAATTATTGCTCGACATTAATGAAAAGTACAACCTCACGATTGTGCTGATTACACATGAGATGCACGTCATCCAGAACATCTGTGACAAGGTTGCTGTCATTCATCAAGGTGGCATTGTGGAACAGGGACCTGTAACAGAAGTATTCCTGAAGCCGCAGCACGCCATTACGCGGGACTTCACGATGCGTGACCATGAAGCTGGACTTGCTCTGGAAGAGACCGCTCTGGCGAATGCAAGCGTTGAATTGCAGGCAGGTGTTGCTTCTAAACTAGTGAAGATTTCCTTTCTGGGTCATAAAACATATGAAGCGATTTTGTCCAGAACGGTACGTAAGACAGGTGTGGATTTTGCCATCCTGCAAGGTACGATCTCTACGATCAAACAGGTTCCTTATGGGCAGTTGACCGTTCGATTCGAGGGTGAGTCAGATGCGATTGAACGGACCATATCCGAATTGACCGCAGAGGGACTTGATGTGGAGGTGCTTCGTTAG
- a CDS encoding Cthe_2314 family HEPN domain-containing protein, with product MLRTLLGEKPRINEGLLKEAMESMAHTLELFQRQMHVDHDPTHDYRKLYVWTQGLISSLDELEQSCFAAAHFRKKVVAGSTDDMTQAEKAEYARYVYFYKDGFIRCFAILDKVGTVLNEIFELNTSNTKAHFSYFTVLRQFDYATQHHDLALRLIQIKDSYREPMSKLRKRRNMEIHYMNSEMHDDLWQLHQTLQGKVKLEDLDQHVHEMRQGVDMVCETLSTSYGYINQIWLKRGKKR from the coding sequence ATGCTGCGAACGTTGCTCGGGGAAAAGCCGCGTATAAACGAAGGGTTATTGAAGGAAGCGATGGAATCCATGGCGCATACGCTCGAGCTGTTTCAGCGACAAATGCATGTGGACCATGATCCCACGCATGACTATCGGAAACTGTATGTGTGGACGCAGGGACTCATCTCCTCACTGGATGAACTGGAGCAAAGCTGTTTCGCTGCTGCTCATTTTCGCAAAAAGGTCGTTGCAGGATCTACGGACGATATGACGCAGGCAGAGAAAGCCGAGTATGCCCGATATGTTTATTTCTATAAAGATGGGTTCATCCGTTGTTTTGCCATTCTGGATAAAGTCGGCACGGTATTGAATGAAATATTCGAGCTGAATACCTCAAATACAAAAGCGCATTTTTCTTATTTTACCGTGTTAAGGCAGTTCGATTATGCGACGCAGCATCATGACCTTGCTTTGCGGTTGATTCAGATCAAGGATTCATATCGTGAACCGATGAGTAAGCTTCGCAAACGACGTAATATGGAAATTCACTACATGAACTCTGAAATGCATGATGATTTGTGGCAGTTACACCAGACGTTGCAAGGGAAAGTGAAATTGGAGGATCTGGATCAGCATGTGCATGAAATGCGTCAGGGCGTGGATATGGTGTGTGAAACGTTAAGTACTTCATACGGCTACATTAATCAGATATGGCTTAAGCGAGGTAAGAAACGTTAA
- a CDS encoding heme A synthase, whose product MKHLTLFKWLTVLTCLVMFLATFGGGIVTKTESGLGCGTEWPLCNGKLVPAHTVASLIEYSHRAVSALAGLLSIASFVAFLRFGKSRRDLQLFSFLTLVFVIVQGIMGAFAVVFSQSSAVMALHFGFALIAFASSLMMALGIRQEAKDGGLERLNRYPRVTKKFRNLVWFSTVYTYLVVYTGAFVSHTDSAGGCSGFPLCNGQIIPELSGGVAVAFAHRAAAASLVIVIAILGHFAYRNHPDNKEMRTLGVVSVVLILMQVVIGIFMMVTMSRPEVYMFVALAHMLDIAILFGILTYMSFLVYKLHRPANRF is encoded by the coding sequence TTGAAGCACTTAACTTTATTTAAATGGTTAACCGTATTAACCTGTCTTGTCATGTTTCTGGCCACTTTTGGTGGAGGCATCGTAACCAAAACGGAATCGGGCCTTGGCTGCGGAACGGAATGGCCTTTATGTAACGGAAAACTCGTTCCGGCACATACTGTGGCTTCACTTATTGAATATTCCCATCGCGCTGTAAGCGCACTGGCTGGACTGTTGTCCATTGCCTCGTTTGTTGCTTTTCTGCGGTTCGGTAAGTCACGCCGTGACCTGCAATTGTTTTCTTTCTTAACCTTGGTATTTGTTATCGTCCAGGGAATCATGGGGGCTTTTGCCGTCGTTTTCTCCCAATCTTCAGCAGTCATGGCACTGCATTTCGGCTTTGCGTTGATCGCTTTTGCTAGTTCTCTCATGATGGCCTTGGGCATAAGGCAGGAGGCAAAAGATGGTGGATTGGAGCGCCTGAATAGATACCCTCGGGTTACTAAAAAATTCAGGAATCTGGTCTGGTTCTCCACGGTTTACACGTATCTCGTTGTATACACAGGTGCATTTGTGAGCCACACGGATTCTGCAGGCGGATGTTCCGGATTTCCACTCTGTAATGGGCAGATTATTCCTGAGCTTTCGGGTGGGGTAGCGGTTGCGTTTGCTCACCGTGCTGCGGCTGCGTCGCTCGTAATTGTTATCGCCATTCTGGGTCATTTCGCTTACCGTAATCATCCGGATAACAAAGAAATGCGTACCCTTGGTGTGGTATCCGTTGTTCTGATTCTGATGCAAGTGGTCATTGGTATTTTCATGATGGTGACGATGAGCCGTCCGGAAGTATACATGTTCGTGGCCCTCGCTCATATGCTGGATATCGCCATATTGTTTGGGATTTTAACCTATATGAGTTTCCTAGTGTACAAGCTACATCGCCCGGCTAATCGTTTCTAA
- a CDS encoding thioredoxin family protein has translation MESITSKPAFDVAIQSPRLTIAVFKADWCGDCKYIDPFMPEVEAKYARELTLIEVDVDQVGTVSEEQNILGIPSFVAYTDGRELVRYVNKLRKSREEIEQFLDRAVEVYNTIHK, from the coding sequence ATGGAATCAATTACATCCAAACCGGCATTTGATGTAGCCATTCAATCCCCACGTTTAACGATTGCCGTATTCAAGGCTGACTGGTGTGGAGACTGCAAATACATCGATCCGTTTATGCCTGAGGTTGAAGCGAAATATGCACGTGAACTGACTTTAATTGAGGTCGATGTAGACCAGGTTGGAACCGTTAGTGAAGAGCAGAACATTCTTGGCATTCCGAGCTTTGTGGCGTATACAGATGGCCGCGAACTCGTACGGTACGTGAACAAGCTGCGCAAGTCGAGAGAAGAGATTGAGCAGTTCTTAGATCGCGCAGTTGAAGTGTACAACACGATCCATAAATGA
- a CDS encoding DUF2515 family protein, translating to MTSTRTDSSSAQHHGSLLQMVRSIPGAAREVWRGKQAAWQASAQLRHPLRDMEWDTDTAAALQSEVERLLPASGKSFARTDQVQSALVCEEDCIILEEIKTLTQEHNRSNITRTAAYLDCYEQYPELHWALLAHMVSRNGGYHMTDLQSDLMHNLQNQSDREHMYRLLERCNALIFQDAYPQLLLYMNSRRIGRSCFHLLSHFHVSAFMTPFWERFWLERCSSLLSVALIINEQNYIESRVVQHPYFQKEVLSKPAFHLHNLAGLNHIVFPLGREAGLAGRVIEHFGKLDERILFGKGLYALLFGVEQVHTQVLEFARSVPHRGSRAEYWPGLFTHHEDEAGDHTLYAQELLDEEWLPEGQRLYSPELLAVWGDTPYEPITRQDWLQTRDCLGYLTAPRRPWLFEMSHEHRYGMLKIALAHDAKVITH from the coding sequence ATGACTTCCACCAGAACCGATTCTTCCAGCGCACAACATCACGGGTCCCTCCTGCAGATGGTCCGTTCCATTCCGGGTGCTGCCCGGGAAGTCTGGCGTGGTAAACAGGCAGCCTGGCAAGCTTCAGCACAGCTACGTCACCCATTGCGTGACATGGAGTGGGACACAGATACGGCAGCTGCCCTACAGTCTGAGGTCGAGCGTTTGTTGCCTGCCAGCGGCAAGTCTTTTGCACGAACTGATCAGGTCCAAAGTGCACTTGTCTGTGAAGAAGATTGTATCATCCTTGAAGAAATTAAGACGCTGACCCAAGAGCATAATCGGAGTAACATCACTCGCACGGCAGCCTATCTGGATTGCTACGAGCAATATCCCGAACTGCATTGGGCGCTACTGGCTCATATGGTCTCTCGCAACGGCGGATATCACATGACAGATCTTCAGAGTGATCTGATGCATAATTTACAGAATCAAAGCGATCGTGAGCATATGTATCGACTGCTGGAGCGGTGTAACGCACTCATTTTCCAGGATGCATATCCCCAGCTTCTACTGTATATGAACAGTCGCCGGATCGGACGAAGCTGTTTTCATCTCTTGTCACACTTTCACGTATCGGCGTTCATGACGCCATTTTGGGAACGCTTTTGGCTGGAACGGTGCAGTTCACTGCTAAGTGTGGCATTAATTATTAATGAGCAGAACTATATCGAGAGCCGGGTGGTGCAGCATCCTTATTTTCAAAAAGAAGTACTTTCCAAACCCGCATTCCATCTGCACAATCTGGCGGGTCTGAATCATATCGTCTTTCCTCTTGGACGAGAAGCGGGGCTTGCAGGACGGGTTATTGAACATTTCGGCAAGCTGGATGAGCGCATTCTGTTTGGCAAAGGCCTGTATGCTCTGTTGTTTGGCGTAGAGCAAGTACACACACAAGTGTTGGAGTTCGCACGTTCGGTTCCCCATCGTGGCTCACGTGCCGAATATTGGCCTGGCCTGTTTACCCATCATGAAGATGAGGCAGGTGATCATACACTTTATGCTCAAGAGCTACTAGATGAAGAATGGCTACCCGAAGGGCAACGATTGTATAGTCCGGAACTTCTCGCCGTATGGGGAGACACGCCTTATGAGCCGATTACCAGACAGGACTGGCTTCAGACTCGGGATTGTCTCGGTTATCTGACCGCACCACGTCGCCCATGGCTATTCGAGATGAGTCACGAACACCGATATGGCATGCTGAAAATAGCACTGGCTCATGATGCTAAAGTCATCACACACTAA
- a CDS encoding polysaccharide biosynthesis protein has product MSKKETFIRGTLILAAAALIARVLGLVQRVPLEHILGDIGNASFTISNTVYLMLLTVATAGIPSTLSKMVSERYALGRAGEAQQIYRAALIFAAVAGVVMSALLWFAAPYYATYVSKVPESVSAIRALAPALLLFPAIAMMRGYFQGRGNMTAGGISQIVEQFARVGTAIIVAYVMLQWNYDDQTIAAGASFGGVLGSVGAFGVMLYFTLKLRRSDRAAQLNYERAEQLPMRGIYSDIFKLSIPIVLSSLAVPAINFIDSSLVVPLLSGQIGLEEATGVLAILGAKAQSIAGIPPILAIALSQSLVPVISAAFARKDEAHLKNQVTLALRISILTGMPIVIALCAAAYSVNGLLFTNLDGTPIIALLTFGTIFQITMMTTNSILLGVGKPRITMVSVAAGVVIKLVASLILAPIFGIYGIIIATALCFLVITYLNLRVLRKIVDFSIMGDRWKGFIITVVLAAGVGFAANWIGNMIFGLFLPARVSFLLTCLVVGVLVVVVYLVLMVVLRVLRKDELGSYPRILQKILRPLMRLQRGGVQRG; this is encoded by the coding sequence TTGTCTAAGAAAGAAACATTCATTAGGGGTACGCTCATTCTGGCGGCAGCTGCGCTGATCGCGAGAGTACTCGGATTGGTTCAACGGGTGCCGCTGGAGCATATCCTCGGCGATATCGGTAACGCATCGTTTACGATCTCCAATACGGTATATTTAATGCTGTTAACTGTAGCAACAGCGGGCATACCGAGTACTCTGAGTAAAATGGTATCGGAACGCTATGCGCTCGGACGCGCGGGTGAAGCTCAACAGATCTACCGTGCAGCCCTGATCTTTGCGGCTGTGGCCGGGGTAGTCATGTCTGCTTTGTTATGGTTCGCGGCACCTTATTATGCTACGTATGTGTCCAAAGTACCGGAGTCAGTCAGCGCCATTCGCGCCTTGGCCCCAGCCTTGCTGCTCTTCCCGGCTATTGCGATGATGCGTGGATATTTCCAAGGACGCGGCAACATGACAGCAGGCGGTATTTCACAGATTGTGGAACAGTTTGCTCGCGTAGGTACAGCCATTATCGTGGCTTATGTCATGCTGCAATGGAATTATGATGACCAGACGATTGCTGCGGGTGCTTCATTTGGTGGGGTATTAGGAAGTGTGGGTGCCTTCGGTGTCATGCTGTACTTCACCTTGAAGCTGCGTCGTAGCGACCGTGCGGCCCAATTGAATTACGAGCGTGCAGAGCAGTTGCCGATGCGAGGTATCTACAGTGATATCTTCAAGCTGTCTATTCCAATTGTGCTGTCTTCACTTGCGGTTCCAGCCATTAACTTCATCGATTCATCCCTTGTGGTACCACTGCTTAGTGGCCAGATCGGACTCGAAGAAGCGACAGGCGTACTTGCGATCCTGGGTGCCAAGGCCCAAAGTATTGCGGGTATTCCTCCGATTCTGGCTATCGCTTTAAGTCAGTCGTTGGTGCCTGTCATTTCGGCAGCATTTGCCCGCAAGGATGAAGCTCATCTGAAGAATCAGGTTACACTTGCATTGCGCATTTCGATTCTGACAGGTATGCCGATTGTCATTGCACTGTGTGCGGCAGCGTATTCGGTTAATGGATTGCTGTTTACCAATCTGGATGGAACGCCGATCATTGCTTTGCTGACATTCGGTACCATTTTCCAGATTACGATGATGACGACCAACTCCATTTTGCTTGGGGTAGGTAAACCGCGAATTACGATGGTTAGTGTCGCAGCAGGTGTTGTGATCAAATTGGTCGCAAGTCTGATTCTGGCGCCAATCTTCGGTATTTACGGCATCATTATTGCAACGGCCCTCTGCTTCTTGGTGATCACGTACCTGAATCTGCGAGTCCTTCGCAAAATCGTTGATTTCTCCATCATGGGAGATCGCTGGAAAGGGTTCATCATTACAGTGGTGCTTGCAGCAGGTGTAGGGTTTGCAGCGAACTGGATTGGCAATATGATCTTTGGACTGTTCCTGCCAGCGCGCGTATCCTTCTTGCTTACCTGTCTTGTGGTTGGAGTGCTTGTGGTGGTGGTGTATCTGGTTCTCATGGTCGTGCTGCGTGTACTGCGCAAGGACGAGCTGGGCAGTTACCCCCGTATTCTGCAAAAAATTCTCCGTCCACTCATGCGTCTCCAACGTGGAGGCGTGCAGAGAGGATAA
- a CDS encoding DUF456 domain-containing protein, translated as MAGTVYPILPGAVAIFFAFLVYGWFFSFDPFGVWFWIIQILIVVVLFVADYVVSAWGVKKFGGSKLSTTLSTIGVIIGPFVIPAFGLVLGPFIGAFIGELIGGSSPSKASKVGFGSVVGLFTSTVMKIILQIVMIVLFIIWVVRFA; from the coding sequence ATGGCTGGAACGGTATATCCCATACTGCCTGGTGCTGTAGCGATTTTCTTCGCGTTTCTGGTCTACGGCTGGTTCTTCAGCTTTGATCCGTTCGGCGTGTGGTTCTGGATCATCCAGATTCTGATTGTTGTTGTGTTGTTCGTGGCTGATTATGTCGTCAGCGCTTGGGGTGTGAAGAAGTTCGGTGGCTCCAAGCTATCGACCACGCTGAGTACCATTGGTGTTATCATTGGGCCATTTGTCATTCCGGCATTCGGACTGGTGCTGGGACCATTTATCGGTGCTTTTATCGGGGAACTGATCGGAGGGTCTTCACCTTCCAAAGCGTCCAAAGTTGGTTTTGGTTCCGTGGTGGGGCTATTTACGAGCACTGTAATGAAAATTATTTTGCAAATCGTCATGATTGTTCTCTTTATTATCTGGGTGGTAAGATTCGCCTAA